From Geomonas agri, one genomic window encodes:
- a CDS encoding MarR family winged helix-turn-helix transcriptional regulator → MGEYSRSAEKETELTGPQLWALKILDKQARLRVSELARQMYLRPATVVGILDRLEAKGLVSRTRSKQDRRAVDLELTEAGRGVVAKAPEVAQIMLVNGLSALEEEEFNRVIDGMQHMVKILGAEHLMPQPLHS, encoded by the coding sequence GTGGGTGAGTACTCACGCAGCGCCGAAAAAGAGACCGAACTTACCGGGCCGCAGCTATGGGCCCTGAAGATCCTCGACAAACAGGCTCGTTTGCGTGTCTCCGAGCTGGCCCGGCAGATGTACCTGCGACCGGCTACGGTGGTAGGGATACTGGACCGTCTAGAAGCAAAGGGACTGGTGAGCCGAACCCGGTCGAAGCAGGACCGCCGTGCGGTCGACCTAGAACTGACAGAAGCGGGCAGGGGGGTCGTCGCCAAGGCACCGGAGGTTGCCCAGATCATGCTTGTAAACGGGCTATCAGCGCTTGAAGAAGAAGAATTCAACCGCGTCATCGATGGGATGCAGCACATGGTAAAGATACTGGGGGCGGAGCACCTGATGCCGCAGCCACTGCACAGCTGA
- a CDS encoding IclR family transcriptional regulator, producing MRETDTNYTIRNVKKALELLEKLAESSEKIPLQSLADGIGFSRNKTFRLLATLIEKGLVERDSITGEYQLGARTIALGRKLADSSNLARHTREILREPTDGSNLVTYAHPIMENLARKHDEAVYMTVIKDNEVLFLNMVDCDRLIKAQPFIGRKFPFFTNAAGKVMKAVESWDLLERICRRDDGRGSQPDLEKLASELQEIRVTGVAVDDGGLGDGVISVAVAVRDYAGKVIGAITLLAPSFRMLAERVEHEIIPSLQEGASLLSARFGYLPA from the coding sequence ATGCGAGAAACCGACACAAATTACACTATCCGTAACGTCAAAAAGGCTTTGGAATTGCTGGAGAAACTGGCAGAAAGTTCCGAAAAAATTCCGCTTCAATCGCTGGCCGATGGCATTGGATTCAGCAGAAACAAGACCTTCCGCCTGTTGGCCACCCTGATCGAAAAGGGCTTGGTAGAACGCGACTCGATAACCGGAGAGTACCAGCTTGGCGCAAGGACCATCGCCCTCGGTCGCAAACTTGCCGATAGCTCGAACCTCGCCAGGCATACTAGAGAGATCCTTCGAGAGCCTACCGACGGCTCGAACCTTGTAACCTATGCCCATCCGATCATGGAGAACCTCGCCCGCAAACATGATGAAGCGGTCTATATGACTGTCATTAAGGACAACGAGGTGCTGTTCCTCAACATGGTCGACTGCGACAGGCTGATCAAGGCGCAACCATTTATCGGAAGGAAATTCCCGTTTTTCACCAACGCCGCGGGAAAGGTCATGAAGGCGGTTGAATCATGGGATTTACTGGAGCGGATCTGCAGACGGGACGATGGACGGGGAAGTCAGCCTGACCTGGAAAAACTGGCGAGCGAACTGCAAGAAATCAGAGTCACTGGAGTCGCCGTCGACGACGGCGGATTGGGGGATGGCGTTATCAGTGTTGCGGTAGCTGTCCGTGACTACGCAGGGAAGGTGATTGGCGCCATCACCTTGCTTGCCCCCTCCTTCAGAATGCTGGCGGAACGGGTCGAGCACGAGATAATCCCATCCCTTCAGGAGGGAGCAAGCCTCCTTTCCGCCAGGTTCGGGTATCTTCCCGCATGA
- a CDS encoding TIGR00341 family protein, producing MKAFLALKAGMVQHREVMKEVAASVDGSWVYYVMLILAALIALLGLLINSVAVVIGAMLISPLMGPIISSSLSFTIGDLALAKRTFRTLGISVALTVAVSALVALLSPLKEPTAEILSRVRPNILDLFIAALSGAAGAIALCTKRNYLITSTGVAVATAVIPPLSVAGYGLGTWQPMLALGGFLLFFTNFVAIILSSDIVFFILGFRTSHVEEPQHSHRTRLAVITVLSVLISIPLVYTLATDVARIKNEKRIGRVLRSQLDRELVSRLTDYRYRQEGDQLLVMASVNTVRFLNKPAQKEIEKDLAREVRRPVRLELEQVIVASESQLKDQTAKGALEQAKAPKESPAELAAKVRPLVARVEQELAGALAPCLVGRTTVAFSGDQEPLLVSATLGRDYPVARDERLLLSRLLERALGVPVRLQITLAPMLKPMVFAKDGSLAGQSRDELEVVRHLPEGPAAFRFIVTGPKESGREQRSVLSRYLTEQLAVPAQAVTTIKSPGGGGVVTLRVVRNDK from the coding sequence ATGAAGGCGTTCTTGGCGCTGAAGGCCGGGATGGTGCAGCACCGCGAGGTGATGAAGGAGGTGGCGGCCTCCGTCGACGGCTCCTGGGTCTACTACGTCATGCTGATCCTGGCCGCGCTGATCGCCCTGCTGGGGCTGCTCATCAACAGTGTCGCCGTCGTCATCGGGGCCATGCTGATCTCGCCCCTCATGGGGCCCATCATCTCGTCGAGCCTTTCCTTCACCATTGGGGATCTCGCCCTCGCCAAGCGCACGTTTCGTACGCTGGGGATCAGCGTTGCCCTGACCGTTGCGGTGAGCGCGCTGGTGGCGCTGCTCTCCCCCCTGAAAGAGCCGACGGCCGAGATCCTGTCCCGGGTGAGGCCCAACATCCTGGATCTCTTCATAGCGGCCCTATCGGGGGCCGCCGGGGCGATAGCGCTCTGCACCAAGCGCAACTACCTGATCACCTCGACCGGAGTCGCGGTGGCGACGGCAGTCATCCCCCCCTTGAGCGTGGCTGGCTACGGCCTGGGAACCTGGCAGCCGATGCTCGCCCTTGGGGGCTTCCTGCTGTTCTTCACCAACTTCGTCGCCATCATCCTGAGCTCCGACATCGTCTTTTTCATACTCGGCTTCAGGACCAGTCACGTTGAGGAGCCCCAGCACTCGCACCGCACCCGGCTGGCAGTCATCACTGTACTTTCCGTCCTTATCTCCATCCCGCTGGTCTACACGCTGGCAACCGACGTGGCGAGGATAAAGAACGAGAAGCGGATCGGGCGGGTACTCAGGAGCCAACTGGACCGGGAGCTCGTCTCGCGCCTGACGGATTACCGGTACCGGCAGGAGGGTGATCAGCTGTTAGTTATGGCATCGGTCAACACGGTACGCTTCCTCAACAAGCCTGCACAAAAGGAGATCGAGAAGGACCTGGCGCGGGAGGTGCGGCGCCCGGTGCGGCTGGAATTGGAACAGGTGATCGTCGCCTCGGAAAGCCAGCTCAAGGATCAAACCGCAAAGGGGGCGCTGGAGCAGGCAAAGGCGCCAAAGGAGAGCCCGGCGGAACTCGCCGCGAAGGTAAGGCCGCTTGTGGCGCGGGTCGAGCAGGAACTTGCCGGGGCGCTCGCTCCCTGCCTGGTCGGCCGGACCACCGTCGCTTTCAGTGGGGACCAGGAGCCCCTGCTGGTAAGCGCCACGCTTGGCAGGGACTACCCGGTGGCGCGAGACGAACGTCTGCTGCTGAGCCGACTGCTGGAGCGGGCGCTAGGGGTCCCGGTCCGGCTCCAAATCACGCTCGCCCCGATGCTGAAGCCGATGGTTTTCGCCAAGGATGGCTCCCTCGCGGGGCAAAGCAGAGACGAACTGGAAGTGGTGCGCCATCTTCCCGAGGGACCAGCCGCGTTCCGGTTCATAGTGACCGGGCCGAAGGAGAGCGGGAGAGAGCAGAGGAGCGTTCTCTCGCGGTATCTGACTGAACAGCTCGCGGTACCGGCGCAGGCGGTGACCACGATCAAATCCCCCGGCGGGGGGGGCGTGGTCACGCTGCGCGTCGTGCGCAATGACAAGTGA
- a CDS encoding 4-hydroxy-tetrahydrodipicolinate reductase has product MKVGLIGFGKTGKAVASVLLQSKETNLQWVVRKSHNLEHRSVPEFLGIDSDEPGYIYSSEEFDAEELLERFPVDVIIDFSSEHGVHYYGEAARNRGVAVVSAISSYSAQTVAYLRYLAHKTRVLWSPNITIGINFLIIAAKILKSIAPHTDIEIVEEHFKAKPEVSGTAKKIATALGLEDEVIKTVRAGGIIGVHEILFGFPYQTVRLKHESITREAFGNGVLFAAKHLYGKSVGLYSMEDLMIPYFNAGPAQAG; this is encoded by the coding sequence ATGAAAGTAGGACTTATAGGATTCGGCAAGACGGGCAAGGCGGTGGCGTCGGTGCTGCTGCAGAGCAAGGAAACAAACCTGCAATGGGTGGTGCGCAAGTCGCACAACCTGGAACACAGATCGGTGCCGGAGTTTCTGGGCATCGACTCGGACGAACCGGGCTACATCTACTCCTCGGAAGAGTTTGACGCTGAGGAACTGCTGGAAAGGTTCCCCGTGGACGTCATCATCGACTTCTCATCCGAGCACGGAGTCCACTACTACGGGGAAGCGGCGCGTAACCGCGGCGTGGCGGTCGTGAGCGCCATTTCCTCCTACTCCGCGCAAACGGTCGCATACCTGAGATACCTGGCTCATAAGACCAGGGTGCTATGGTCGCCCAACATAACGATCGGCATCAACTTCCTGATCATAGCGGCCAAAATCCTCAAGAGCATCGCCCCGCACACGGACATCGAGATCGTCGAAGAGCATTTCAAGGCAAAGCCCGAGGTGTCGGGGACGGCGAAAAAAATCGCCACCGCACTGGGACTTGAGGACGAGGTCATCAAGACGGTGCGTGCCGGCGGCATCATCGGGGTGCACGAGATCCTGTTCGGCTTCCCCTATCAGACGGTGCGCCTAAAGCACGAGTCGATAACCCGCGAGGCCTTCGGCAACGGCGTTCTCTTCGCCGCGAAGCACCTGTACGGCAAAAGCGTCGGGCTCTACAGCATGGAGGATCTCATGATCCCCTATTTCAACGCGGGACCGGCCCAAGCTGGATAG
- a CDS encoding glycoside hydrolase family 15 protein: MKHSLDLALIGNCQVGALIDTQAEIVWYCLPRFDGDPVFCSLLQEHEPGEGIGYCGIELVDQVASEQHYLPNSAVLVTTMTDSRGGAVEVTDFAPRFRQYGRIFTPIMLVRQLRRLHGTPRVVVRVRPARNYGAERGEFTYGSHHIRYVSPYMVLRLSTDASVTAILQELPVLLEDELNLVLGPDETVHENVSELAHRFKKETVAYWQEWVRDLGIPFEWQDEVIRAAITLKLNAFEDTGAIAAALTTSIPEAPDSGRNWDYRYCWLRDAYFVVNALNRLGATKTMERYLRYLVNVVAGSDGGYLQPVYGIDGNSNLEEKEMPSLPGYRGMGPVRVGNQACLQVQHDVYGSAVLAVTHVFFDHRLMQRGDTTLFYRLEPLGEMAIQVHDQPDAGLWELRGSRRVHTFSSIMCWAACDRLERIAAQLGLKERAAYWQAQAQRIHETVCRHGWNAEKKSFTAAFEGETLDASLLLIHDVGFLAADDPRFASTVAAIERELRRGDYIFRYVEDDDFGTPKNAFIVCTYWYIYALAALGRTDEARQLFENLLARHNRHGLMAEHVDVATGEQWGNFVQTYSMVGLINAAIRLSKRWDTAF, from the coding sequence ATGAAGCATTCTCTTGACCTTGCGCTGATCGGCAACTGCCAGGTCGGCGCGCTCATCGACACACAGGCGGAGATCGTCTGGTACTGCCTGCCCCGCTTCGACGGCGACCCGGTCTTTTGCTCCCTGTTGCAGGAACACGAACCGGGCGAGGGGATCGGTTACTGCGGCATCGAACTCGTGGACCAGGTGGCGAGCGAGCAGCACTACCTCCCCAACTCGGCGGTCCTCGTCACCACGATGACCGATTCCCGGGGGGGCGCGGTCGAGGTGACCGACTTCGCGCCCCGCTTTCGGCAGTACGGCAGGATCTTCACCCCTATCATGCTGGTCAGGCAATTGCGCCGACTGCACGGGACACCGAGGGTGGTCGTCCGGGTGCGCCCAGCCCGCAACTACGGCGCCGAGCGCGGCGAGTTCACCTACGGCAGCCACCACATCCGCTACGTTTCCCCGTACATGGTGCTGCGCCTTTCCACCGACGCTTCCGTCACCGCCATTCTGCAGGAACTTCCGGTGCTGCTCGAGGACGAGCTCAACCTCGTCCTGGGCCCGGACGAGACGGTGCATGAGAATGTCTCGGAGCTCGCGCACCGTTTCAAGAAGGAGACCGTCGCCTACTGGCAGGAATGGGTGCGGGATCTGGGCATACCGTTTGAGTGGCAGGACGAGGTGATCAGGGCGGCCATCACGCTGAAGCTCAACGCCTTCGAGGATACCGGCGCCATCGCCGCCGCCCTCACCACCTCGATACCGGAGGCGCCCGACTCGGGGCGCAATTGGGACTACCGCTACTGCTGGCTGCGCGACGCCTACTTCGTGGTCAACGCGCTGAACCGGCTCGGCGCCACCAAGACCATGGAGCGCTACCTGCGTTATCTGGTCAACGTGGTGGCCGGGAGCGATGGTGGCTACCTCCAGCCCGTCTACGGCATCGACGGCAACAGCAACCTCGAGGAGAAGGAGATGCCGTCGCTGCCGGGCTACCGAGGCATGGGGCCGGTGCGGGTGGGGAACCAGGCTTGCTTGCAGGTCCAGCACGACGTCTATGGTTCGGCGGTCCTGGCGGTGACCCATGTCTTCTTCGATCACCGCCTAATGCAGCGCGGCGATACCACCCTGTTTTACCGCCTGGAGCCACTGGGGGAGATGGCGATCCAGGTGCATGACCAGCCCGACGCGGGGTTGTGGGAGCTGCGGGGGAGCCGCAGGGTGCACACCTTCTCCAGCATCATGTGCTGGGCGGCCTGCGACCGGCTGGAGAGGATAGCCGCCCAGTTGGGGCTCAAGGAGCGGGCCGCCTACTGGCAGGCCCAGGCGCAGCGCATCCACGAGACGGTCTGCCGGCACGGCTGGAATGCGGAGAAGAAGAGCTTCACCGCGGCCTTCGAGGGGGAGACTTTGGACGCGAGCCTGCTGCTCATCCACGACGTCGGTTTCCTCGCCGCCGACGACCCGCGCTTTGCCTCCACCGTCGCTGCCATCGAGCGGGAATTGCGCCGCGGAGATTACATCTTCCGCTACGTGGAGGATGACGACTTCGGCACCCCAAAAAACGCCTTCATCGTCTGCACCTACTGGTACATCTACGCCCTGGCCGCCCTCGGGCGCACCGACGAGGCGCGTCAGCTCTTCGAGAACCTGCTGGCGCGCCACAACCGGCACGGCCTCATGGCCGAGCACGTCGATGTCGCGACCGGAGAACAGTGGGGCAACTTCGTCCAGACCTACAGCATGGTTGGGCTCATCAACGCGGCCATCCGACTCTCCAAACGGTGGGACACCGCGTTTTAA
- a CDS encoding MarR family winged helix-turn-helix transcriptional regulator: MKEREKAIVVGEIIDNIRRVFQAVNEYSKKAERETGLTGPQLWAIKVIAERGPLKVSELARRMYLHPATVVGVVDRLEGRGLVSRMRSREDRRVVKIELTEHGKNLIVNAPEVAQGLLVRGLETLEHEQLLRMSVDLERLVEILGAQEVPPKLLLSSEINLPGRSVPK; this comes from the coding sequence ATGAAAGAGCGCGAAAAGGCCATCGTCGTAGGCGAAATCATCGATAACATCCGTCGCGTGTTTCAGGCAGTCAACGAATACTCAAAGAAGGCGGAACGGGAGACGGGACTGACCGGACCACAACTATGGGCTATAAAGGTGATAGCGGAGAGAGGCCCCTTGAAGGTCTCGGAACTGGCGCGACGGATGTACCTTCATCCTGCCACTGTTGTGGGGGTCGTAGACCGGCTAGAAGGACGGGGGCTGGTATCGCGCATGCGCTCACGGGAGGACAGGCGTGTTGTGAAGATAGAGTTGACTGAGCATGGAAAAAATCTCATCGTCAATGCCCCGGAAGTGGCTCAGGGGCTGCTCGTCAGGGGACTTGAGACTCTTGAGCACGAGCAACTACTGCGCATGTCGGTAGATCTCGAACGGCTTGTCGAAATCCTGGGCGCTCAAGAGGTCCCTCCCAAACTCCTACTTTCATCGGAAATCAACCTACCAGGTCGTTCCGTTCCGAAATGA
- a CDS encoding solute symporter family protein, producing MTLKKIIIAASLALSLAAVAFAEEPSKVTAASGSNSALTAPAGSGATATAATTTQAPAAAAVAPVKHKELKANKAITISMFAVIIAITMAVVVKAASKTKSAADFYAAGGGITGTQNGWAIAGDYMSAASFLGISGLISLYGYDGFMYSVGWLVAYITVLLIVAEPCRNAGKYTLGDILSFRTSPKPVRAFAAISTVSVSTFYLTAQMVGAGKLMALLVGIPYKISIIGVGILMVGYVVFGGMTATTWVQIIKAGLLMTGAFLLSVLVMAKAGFNPIGFFDTIVSNPNIQDHVSKMVLKDGIIMNGMDAGQRFLEPGLYLKNPLDQISLGMALVLGTAGMPHILMRFFTVPTAQAARKSVIIAMFIIGGFYILTTLLGFGSAIHLTPQGITAVDKGGNMATLMLAQQMGADISPIIGDLFLAFLCAVAFATILAVVSGLVLAASAAIAHDIYVNVIKDGHADQHEQVFAARVTSFVVGACGILIGIAAEKQNVAHLVALAFAVAASGNLPVVVLSLFWRKFNTAGVISGLIVGTVASIALVMVSPNMTYPKVVAAGAKKVVAAIQQKQAALPPGATLSENDAKALAKAMEDAKQDGTSMVGLERPLFSLKNPGIISIPLGFMAAIIGCLAFPSRRSEEMFDEVYVRQNTGLGMAKAIDH from the coding sequence ATGACTTTGAAGAAGATCATTATCGCAGCATCTCTGGCCCTCTCCCTCGCTGCCGTTGCGTTTGCGGAGGAACCGTCCAAGGTAACTGCAGCATCGGGTTCGAACTCCGCCTTAACTGCACCCGCTGGCTCCGGCGCTACCGCAACTGCGGCAACCACCACCCAAGCGCCCGCTGCCGCGGCTGTGGCTCCGGTCAAGCACAAGGAGCTTAAGGCGAACAAGGCCATCACCATATCCATGTTTGCAGTAATAATCGCCATCACCATGGCCGTCGTGGTCAAGGCCGCCAGCAAGACAAAGAGCGCGGCAGACTTCTACGCTGCCGGCGGGGGAATCACAGGCACCCAAAATGGCTGGGCCATCGCCGGCGACTACATGTCAGCGGCCTCGTTCCTCGGTATCTCCGGCCTCATATCGCTGTACGGCTATGATGGTTTTATGTATTCGGTAGGCTGGCTAGTCGCCTATATCACAGTCCTTTTGATAGTCGCAGAGCCATGTCGCAATGCGGGGAAATACACACTCGGTGACATTCTTTCCTTCAGAACTTCACCCAAGCCAGTGCGGGCATTTGCGGCCATCTCAACCGTTTCTGTTTCAACCTTCTATTTGACTGCCCAGATGGTCGGTGCAGGCAAATTAATGGCCCTCCTGGTGGGCATACCCTACAAAATCTCCATCATAGGCGTCGGCATTCTTATGGTCGGCTACGTCGTCTTCGGCGGTATGACCGCCACCACCTGGGTACAGATCATCAAGGCCGGGCTTCTGATGACCGGCGCCTTCCTCCTCTCCGTGCTTGTCATGGCTAAGGCTGGCTTTAATCCGATTGGCTTCTTCGACACCATCGTCAGCAATCCGAATATCCAGGACCATGTCTCGAAGATGGTTCTAAAGGATGGGATTATCATGAACGGCATGGATGCAGGTCAGCGCTTTCTCGAGCCGGGCCTCTATCTCAAGAACCCACTTGATCAGATCTCGCTGGGCATGGCACTCGTACTCGGCACCGCCGGAATGCCGCACATCCTGATGCGCTTCTTCACCGTACCGACCGCCCAAGCGGCTAGAAAATCCGTAATCATAGCCATGTTCATCATCGGCGGCTTTTACATCCTTACCACTCTTCTCGGTTTCGGCTCAGCCATCCATCTCACTCCGCAAGGGATAACTGCCGTCGACAAGGGCGGCAACATGGCGACACTGATGCTGGCCCAGCAGATGGGGGCGGATATCTCCCCTATTATCGGTGACCTTTTCCTTGCTTTCCTCTGCGCCGTCGCCTTCGCGACCATCCTCGCTGTTGTCTCCGGTTTGGTACTTGCCGCTTCTGCGGCAATCGCCCACGATATATACGTCAACGTGATCAAGGATGGTCATGCGGATCAGCATGAGCAGGTATTTGCGGCCCGTGTCACCTCCTTCGTAGTCGGGGCCTGTGGCATACTGATCGGCATCGCCGCTGAAAAGCAGAATGTCGCTCACTTGGTGGCGCTTGCCTTTGCCGTGGCGGCTTCCGGCAACTTGCCTGTCGTCGTCCTCTCGCTGTTCTGGCGCAAGTTTAATACTGCCGGTGTCATTTCAGGCCTAATTGTTGGTACGGTAGCTTCCATCGCGTTGGTAATGGTGTCCCCCAACATGACCTATCCGAAGGTAGTCGCTGCTGGCGCAAAAAAGGTTGTCGCGGCAATACAGCAGAAGCAGGCGGCGCTGCCTCCAGGTGCCACGCTCTCCGAAAACGATGCCAAGGCACTTGCCAAGGCAATGGAAGATGCCAAACAGGATGGTACCTCAATGGTGGGCCTTGAGAGGCCACTGTTTAGTCTTAAAAACCCTGGGATCATCTCGATCCCTCTTGGCTTCATGGCTGCAATTATCGGCTGCCTTGCCTTCCCAAGTAGGCGCTCTGAGGAAATGTTTGATGAAGTGTACGTTCGCCAGAACACTGGTCTCGGCATGGCCAAAGCCATCGACCACTAG
- the pal gene encoding peptidoglycan-associated lipoprotein Pal has protein sequence MKRKVLALVVLGFVAIGVSGCAKHEMVKAEPPIVPLEAVAEPPVKAEATLTQVAAPLKIQPTQINDESLPTPLPAQLEPISQAGELKVSLQEIYFDFDSSSLSKDARETLVKNADILKKAPDIKIQIAGHCDERGSDEYNLALGEKRAKAARNYLTELGIPTDRLSVISYGKERPVDPGHNTTAWAANRHDEFVVSEK, from the coding sequence ATGAAAAGAAAAGTTCTGGCATTGGTAGTCTTGGGTTTCGTCGCCATCGGGGTCAGCGGCTGCGCCAAACACGAAATGGTAAAAGCCGAGCCCCCTATAGTGCCGTTAGAAGCAGTAGCAGAGCCGCCTGTAAAAGCTGAGGCGACGCTGACGCAGGTCGCCGCACCGCTAAAAATTCAGCCGACCCAGATAAATGATGAATCCTTGCCCACCCCTCTACCTGCTCAACTAGAACCAATTTCACAGGCTGGTGAATTGAAGGTGTCCCTCCAGGAAATATACTTTGACTTTGACTCCTCCTCGTTGTCCAAGGACGCTCGAGAAACCCTAGTAAAAAATGCAGACATTTTGAAAAAGGCCCCTGACATCAAGATCCAGATAGCAGGCCACTGTGACGAGCGTGGCTCAGATGAATATAACCTTGCCTTAGGAGAAAAACGTGCCAAGGCCGCCAGAAACTACCTAACTGAACTGGGGATTCCTACCGACCGTCTTTCTGTGATCAGCTACGGCAAAGAGAGGCCAGTTGATCCGGGTCACAACACGACAGCATGGGCCGCGAACCGTCACGATGAGTTCGTTGTGTCAGAAAAGTAA
- a CDS encoding DUF485 domain-containing protein, translated as MAEKKYDWSAIARNPKFVELHHKKSAFLFGWWIFSCAYYFMLPIGAAYTPGIFRVKVLGPVNVGYVFALSQFFVSWGIALYYSHVANKDFDRLTRELIDELHK; from the coding sequence ATGGCAGAAAAAAAGTATGACTGGTCGGCAATCGCCAGGAACCCGAAGTTCGTGGAGTTACACCACAAAAAATCGGCCTTCCTTTTCGGATGGTGGATTTTTTCCTGCGCCTACTATTTCATGCTGCCTATCGGCGCAGCTTACACCCCGGGAATATTCAGGGTAAAAGTACTCGGCCCCGTGAACGTAGGGTATGTCTTTGCACTCTCCCAGTTCTTCGTCTCCTGGGGGATCGCCCTGTACTACTCGCACGTTGCGAACAAGGATTTCGACCGGCTCACGCGGGAACTCATTGACGAGTTACACAAATAA